cactccagtccctgatgggagtaatatttcttgcattgcactagGAGGCACATACCACTCGTCAAACGCTCCAAATTCATGAAGAGGCAAGCACCATTTCATGAATCAGTAGTGGCCCCCGCATAAATTGAGCCCTTTATGTTATAAGAACGAgccctttacaaaggataattattgtaattaaaaaactaaaggattttatctgtctgatatccaaTGGATTATTTTTTTGTagggctacccacaaatagagatgaacagacctgttgaagtttgggttcagctttctcagttggactttagataaagttaagTTCGGAAACCGGACTGGTCCTAAACGctgttggaagtcactgattgggtagttcgggtctccgcccacatgcatccagccatttATTACCGGGGGACGGATGGCGGggttttttccttgtacacaatacatcttataacaatgtttttacctccccgtgaaagccattcaaacactacaagcagctCACACCTGGCCAAGCACTGATAGATCGAGCGGTTAGGAAACATAAAGCACCAAAACTccgaactctaacactgatttttttgtataaagtctgtatttggtacaaacactgaactatACTATTTAGGTTCACTCGTCTCTGCCCACAAAGGTTTATtccagtttagattatgggtgtaaaAGAAGCCAGAACTGAAAGGGGTCTATCTCTTGGtggagaggaagtaacatttatgatacttaTGCTGGGGTTCTGTGAATTCAATGGGATTCGGtcacttaattaaaaatcagaataatgtagACAGTGTCACTCTAggtaccaagcgaaagggaagggaaaccctgtgcctagggtAAGGGGATATGAgagccctgaccaagcctaccgctgggcccctGAGTTGCTTCACCACCCTatatagattccacacctatgcgccgagccagatacctgaccctaggctgaccctgaactgagccctaaatagggaacggctgggataagctcttcatcaacctcactaaGTACTAAAGGACACACAcgaataacaaacaagggaaacaaCAAACAACGTACTGCTagacgactcagtaagaagttcagtaaagagcaacaacgatcctactggtgtgtgcaagccacctggttgcatccagagcttgtgaaggaactgaatatctccATCACAAGGCCAGGAAAAATGAGAATATTTTAACCCaagaggaaatacagatgattatcaACTGAACGAAACAGGAGCTCCCCAGTGTCCTAAagtaaaaggatgaaaacccagcagaggagatacctagtacacagaatactaacagctggaaaaatagaaaatcggggaacattttgcacagccaaacgctgtgaccttctattgccagataccacattactgtctgtcactgttaaataatgggtttacggcgacaactgcatagccagtatataatgattggagcgaagataggtcaaaaacatattatgaatttattcagataagagttggagggttacagtcattagagaaaaataactgtcttggcttgagttaatagatggagacagatagaaaaaaataacagttcatatgtcttacatcgctgtagtgtgtaagtcgtctcgggatggtctgtagatgatctggtcggatgggtccgtctttctcctgtcaccttctgcctctccctccttctccactacctttgaagtgtgggcttcttttataacccaaaacccctcctcctgattgcccttatctctttacatggtaacacaaaaactaactatccttattttaggttgagcattacatcatgtcacgtggtacattttacccgcgaaataagtgtacttgcgcactagagacttgtaacaaaacctacttcaacttatatatagaaaccctttgaggctcgctgaactttgaccttaaagAAACAGTAAGAAGGTTCTCATcgctatttcagctcttagcccaacattccaaacagaatatagcactactttgacaactttgacaaacaatgtcagatggctttgatgaacaactagcagatgactgtggttctacaatgtcaaaacccttggttagcattttccaactcacaggcatccttaaagggatggggaaatatacatatatttatgaatatatgtaatccagtctatgaatcaatctccataaactcactattttacagtccccccttatatggaagtttgatgaaccccgggaaaccctaactcaatcgtgtcatcattcgtatcacatacattcttgttggaaattctagaccaatatttgacttgataaaccaatctgcaactttctgtcaaaaagtcatcttgcgatttaacattcctctaagaatgttatcttcctttttcatttctatttttatgttcctatatatcttctgaattctacacatcacaaaaacttgatatataatacacatcaaaactaataaaaatatgattatgatgggattaaataaaacattaccaaccgctgactgaaaagatgactgagaccaggaatgtacagatttactaaaactcttccaccaagttctacctgacattccattccattcgtgttcaatatcacttaattcaccttgttcatgtctgaatataatttctgcttcctttaactgttttgttaataaatctaacaaacccttatctttctttatttcacttgtccacatatcccaaggaaaatcatttatttgtgataaattgaattgtatcggaaatgccgttaagtttctctttcctatagaagtgatattaaaacttccttccttctttgaaagagatctcacatttccttctatacaatacaaacccataggtaggttttccttatgtacacaagcagaatagaaaacagaaaccttctctgtctcagacatgacctgaaaacatatcttagttggacttactggagtcaccagatcatgtagtgtctgtacagtctctattctcgcatgacaagaagaatgattatgaaaacatgaatgataaatcaccttatcctgtccaggtaaacacatcaccttagaaacaaaatgcaaacatgaagaaatgtctacttgttcagtgttcactccatcaaatgcaaaatctgtgtactgcagttgatagaacacttgttgtgtgttgctcacaggtatacccaaaactgtaacaggaacaatagttccttctcttccaatcaccgggattagcgatgtgccaacacaaatgtttcgttcacatcctaaccacttatttacccacaaatccgtatgattcaatgcaaaatcatactctacaggtaaatttcgcagtattcccagtggagtaactccactctgtaaagcttgtgcaatcaacttcaaattagaagagtactctacctgtatctccaggcacgctttagccacttgtgtttcgtgtgtgctttccacgagagctaatgtagcatcctgtagatgtgacacggaagagcctagtacagcagctgtattcattaccatcttttcaagaagttgattcagactcttctgaacctttacaccttttcctccaataaaaccaatattatccaaatctgacttaagtgtctgtatattcatggcattagtcagacttcccactgtcccaattcctcccagaattccttctaacactcctctcttactcctagtctgagctgttcttttcccaaaccattgttctatccccatctccatgtttatgagatgtgattgacactgaggaaacctggtagagatcttccaatgagacatattgaaagtccacaccattgtcataaattctccatcccttaataaggacttggactgaaattgattaatttggaaaggagtagacggcatgaacctcgtgtctgtgcatgcactatctgctgctgaccaaatattcacactaacgtctttacaatgtctgtaatgtgtctttgtttcaacgcaacactggtaaattccagagtccctggaagatggattttctatggaaaaaatgaacgtatcatccatccacctgatattaccaatctgacctctgtgaatgacattagttggactgtttaaaaaacttcccaaaaatgatgaattcttggtccatgtcaacaaagactcagaaggcaatttcaaccttgtgttacattttaacattatgggtaatgtatttactttatcatgtactgtctgtggtgaaacccttatttccggaactatagtgttagtaacggtaaacactacagatacctgaacttgcacaggttcccgtgttatctggaaattccatgttttgacccaatctttatctccttctgtgatggagagtaaagaaggatccagaattttcccaaaaacctgagtttttaacaaaatttctgttttggatcttccaaactttccctttgcaatcatgtcatttgtaatatcaccggaccatacagcaggttcatcacctctgatctctatgttccagtatagtacatctgtaggagaacattcccatgtaccagttttattattgtgtacatattctccttgtaattgtgtgaatctagttttaggtcctgcaatcgcatgtaatattatgtctgtgtcgtgtatgaaatgtaattcaatgcaacattttgttccatatcccatgcagatatttcctgttatctccacagaatcgtccgtgatgttctctgtcagtaagttccgtgtatctgatcctcttggtcttcgagaatgttgaatctctctagtccgttcattcacatcattggcgattgttccttgatgtaacatgtaaacaatgacgaaaataaagcaaagcagcaggaaagtagatcccatcacgtagaagcttgacttgagcttgggaagatgttctttctccagaaggcttgatgtcatctttccttcacagtctttaggttctttattccagtttgtataggaatccatttcttcctggaaagaaatgcagtatcattattttgtcacaaatattttgcactggtcaacgtgaacccacactttttgtgttttccgggtcttttttaccacatttgacactcggtgcacaagaatcatgacttgtcccatagtctcaaggacttcaaaaggaccttcccaattacactcccatggaccactcttgcgaaaggttttgatcatcactagagcacctttcttgaatttggactcatagggtggctccattttctgcattcttgatgccgcatatggcagaatcgctttcaggttctcctgcagcgatctcaaccattgggaccttgagatagcatctttttgtggagtggataaaaatggctcatgtgggaaccacaatggcatttttcttcccgtcatcaactcaaacggagtgaattgagttgtagaagagattgaacctcttatactcatcagtatgaaaggaaccttgtcaacccaagtattacctttgtccaaaagcatctttgcaattctggacttgattgtcctattcattctttccacaattcccgcagattgtggatgataggggacatgaaattgctgtcgcgcccctagaatagcacaagcagtttgcatgattttacctgtgaagtggctacctcgatcggaggtaatcatccttgggatcccccaagtacaaaagacatgttgtaccaattccctcgctgtggacaaagcatcatctttcctaacaggtaatatttctacccattttgagaacacatctaccacaatcaatgcatacctgagaccatgtttacctgagggtaaaggaccaatatagtctatctgcagtgtagaccatggaccatctgcaggtgcgatccgtagaagtggtggcttctgtcctttaggtcttggatttatttgggcacaaatgagacatgatagtacaacactttgaactgtttcgtccattttttcccaataaaatttctccttgagaatgactaacaatttctgttgtcccaagtgacctaaactctcatggttgtatcgagtgaattctacctgtagatgttttggtacaactggacgcaattcttcatttgaactgtgacacaaaaccccattttcacaaatgaaaggaggttttggatcatccagaaaaataacaagagaaggatcttttctctgttcctctgcaaatgaaggtatgtacgtgtctgctctttgaaccgctgaaatctcagaaggttcagagtcaaacacttcctctcctgtcagggcagcttctttggctagagcatctgcggttgcatttcctacatataactcatcatcagatctttgatgtgcagcgactttcactatagcaaatctatttggggccctagatgccatctcaaaaattgattctagagttttgcggtgcaacaaggctttgttggacgagtccacgtagcctctcctttcccaaacaggcaggtaatcggttagggatctgacaacataggagctatcactgtagattaccattggagtttgatcatcagcttcattcagctgtaggaccattcttaccgcttctatctctgccctttgagctgagaaatgactcggtaacttgtgttttaccacttgtcctcgcttggaatagaaaatgccatatcctgtgtgatagtgtccttccagaaaaaatctagaaccgtctacaaacacaggttcatctgcgtcttccgactgtcgtctgaagagagatggacttggttcatggaacgtttctatgcaatcatgggtttgtccttcatactgcatcaattgaggaagaacatacttggccttataatctacctcaatttgatttggagacaatgagagcaaccaatgggcaaatctctgatttgacacacctgggatatttttctcaaagagaagtttcagtgtggaatgtggcgtttggagaataaccttttggaacccgatgatgtgttgagtgatttttatcgcaaaatacactcccaccaggtgtcttgcgcacacctcaaaccccctctcaacaggtgagagaagcttagagaagtaacccaagattctccattcccccccttgcagctgcagcaaaaccacagagatacttgtctctgaagtgtgtgcttgaagcgcaaaaggtgcgttcttttccaccatacttaacgcaggtgcgtgttgtagatcatgtttcaattgtgtgaaggctttttcctgttcaacactccagggaccaaaataatcatcattgtcaccttttaaaagatcatacaaaggtctggctttgtcagcaaaattttcaatgaaatcccttgagtaatttacaagccctaaaaaatgtcttagtgccttgtgtgatgttggaattggaagagatgcaattgcctctattctgtcctgtaggggtcgccgtgtacctggacttagcagaactcctaaaaacctgacctcagtctgcatcagcttgacctttttggtattcagttttaaacctgcatcatgcagcagctcaaacaattctgcaagcaagatcacgtgcatctcctcatcctccgtgctcaacaagatatcgtccacatattgcaataaacattccggacgagaaaatttcgacaaaacgttcgctagcgcctgatgaaaaatgcttggcgacatacttgccccctgaggaagcctacagcatacatattgctgatcgaggtggttgaatgcaaatcgatattggcaactttgctcaatcggtatactgaaaaaaccattactgatatccaatactgagaaataccttgccttagcatccaatctcgacatcatgtcatgtgtatcagctacaatcggtgctacattgggagtacacttattgaacatcctcaagtccaacaacatcctatagctaccatcgcttttcagaacacaccacaatggattgttacaaaccgaatttgccttacgtatgacaccttgagccaacaattcctgtataatcttcgacatcggagcaactgactccggaggcaacttatactgacgctgtggaggcgggtctcggccttcaattttgacaactacatccttcattgttccaacctcattcctgtactgagcccataaagaaggaaaccgctgtactaactcagtcaatacttcatcaccaccagtttcaggccacaaatgatctgctgacactacatcggtcaaacaaatggtcccgacatgactatattcatctggatcaataactaccgccttacaaccgttagaatctttccaaactgttttgttacccaaatcaataatccagccatgcttttccataaaatcagtgccaattatattctcagtatcctgacaacaccaaatatccattttcgttttcaaaaaaccaggtatttccaaagaaacatcctgcgctaatgtcacctttgttccatttttaccactgaaaccaacaattgtgcatacaggggaatctggctttaaatgtaaatcaacatttgtgacactcaattgcgcacctgtatcaaggagaaatgttacttcctgaccttcaagatttacctttaaaaatggtcgaccacagctatccattgaaactcgagtgacgaattccagtggatgcagcctggggaccggctttgcgagtcaggaggatggagaagggagaagagcagcaggtgtcttgccccttccatccaatccctgtatggacatttcccttatctgtctggtcagtggtgcatatggtgattggttatttctgttgtcagtatgagtgggcgtgtatggtgattggttatttctgttgtcagtatgagtgggcgtgtatggtgattggttatttctgttgtcagtatgagtgggcgtgtataaTGGTgggggtgctgaagatgggggaggtgcactggatgtgtttggcatcagtccattttccttacccagcctttcctcagctcccgccctcaggaatttcttgcattcccacttcaggtgtccgggttggccgcaaaaaaagcagtgaattgtgcttttcctgttaccccccctgaattcttgtttttagaattcaacaccggtcttttgttgtttttgatctgtttttcctgggatactaatgtgtcagtgttcccttctatcatggctatttttgattttacctgattttgcttcattcgtctacgtattctatcaataaatgatgtggcttcttgtagactttccattctagaagctatttcgaatgaagcagggtccaaatatttaaactttttaacaaaggccttgatcatggaaggcggttcttgatcagatccgatttccattatcaaacgatatccttgctcgaatttcactaagaagacaaacggatcctcctgtatgtgtgtcttaaggttttctaacaattcgactgttgggatagactctcctgtggtaaaaagaattaactgtctcagcctatcttcctttgtgtcatggatcaggtcattgtgttcgtcagtcctaggtgttgcttgtaacctttttgccatgtgggagggaagccataccctataaatcttgtttctctgttcatttgttagattatatttatcggaatgtgactcaaaaatgtccgcattatggaaggcgtccattttatcatcatatttcggtatgtctttaatgatt
This Anomaloglossus baeobatrachus isolate aAnoBae1 unplaced genomic scaffold, aAnoBae1.hap1 Scaffold_386, whole genome shotgun sequence DNA region includes the following protein-coding sequences:
- the LOC142275764 gene encoding uncharacterized protein LOC142275764, producing MDSYTNWNKEPKDCEGKMTSSLLEKEHLPKLKSSFYVMGSTFLLLCFIFVIVYMLHQGTIANDVNERTREIQHSRRPRGSDTRNLLTENITDDSVEITGNICMGYGTKCCIELHFIHDTDIILHAIAGPKTRFTQLQGEYVHNNKTGTWECSPTDVLYWNIEIRGDEPAVWSGDITNDMIAKGKFGRSKTEILLKTQVFGKILDPSLLSITEGDKDWVKTWNFQITREPVQVQVSVVFTVTNTIVPEIRVSPQTVHDKVNTLPIMLKCNTRLKLPSESLLTWTKNSSFLGSFLNSPTNVIHRGQIGNIRWMDDTFIFSIENPSSRDSGIYQCCVETKTHYRHCKDVSVNIWSAADSACTDTRFMPSTPFQINQFQSKSLLRDGEFMTMVWTFNMSHWKISTRFPQCQSHLINMEMGIEQWFGKRTAQTRSKRGVLEGILGGIGTVGSLTNAMNIQTLKSDLDNIGFIGGKGVKVQKSLNQLLEKMVMNTAAVLGSSVSHLQDATLALVESTHETQVAKACLEIQVEYSSNLKLIAQALQSGVTPLGILRNLPVEYDFALNHTDLWVNKWLGCERNICVGTSLIPVIGREGTIVPVTVLGIPVSNTQQVFYQLQYTDFAFDGVNTEQVDISSCLHFVSKVMCLPGQDKVIYHSCFHNHSSCHARIETVQTLHDLVTPVSPTKICFQVMSETEKVSVFYSACVHKENLPMGLYCIEGNVRSLSKKEGSFNITSIGKRNLTAFPIQFNLSQINDFPWDMWTSEIKKDKGLLDLLTKQLKEAEIIFRHEQGELSDIEHEWNGMSGRTWWKSFSKSVHSWSQSSFQSAVGNVLFNPIIIIFLLVLMCIIYQVFVMCRIQKIYRNIKIEMKKEDNILRGMLNRKMTF